From a single Novipirellula caenicola genomic region:
- a CDS encoding GxxExxY protein, with protein sequence MPIEMRFTPERWDQERFTKVAYNVLGKTFEIHKEFGRFFDEVIYKRELSFCVDDLSLEEPIEVVFKSYRKPYFIDVLAGAGAIFEFKATESLTERHRSQLINYLLLTGLRRGMLINVRTEKVQHEFVNCTLTPSDRKQFEIDDKHWQAEAQRDNDLKNCLVDFLRDIGVGLDITLYVDFATEILGGEEQVVQNVDIVSQNGKLGTQKFRLCRPCVAFRITALVEQLHAFEHHARRILKHTELKAIHWININRSLVTFKTLTA encoded by the coding sequence ATGCCGATTGAGATGCGATTCACGCCTGAGCGTTGGGATCAGGAACGATTTACCAAAGTCGCCTACAATGTGCTTGGCAAGACCTTTGAAATTCACAAAGAGTTTGGACGGTTCTTTGACGAAGTGATCTACAAACGGGAATTAAGCTTTTGTGTTGACGATCTCTCGTTAGAAGAGCCCATTGAGGTTGTGTTTAAGAGTTATCGGAAACCGTATTTCATCGACGTATTGGCGGGGGCTGGAGCGATATTTGAATTCAAGGCCACCGAATCGCTAACGGAACGACATCGGTCACAGCTCATCAACTATTTATTACTTACCGGACTGCGTCGTGGAATGTTGATCAATGTGCGAACGGAAAAAGTTCAACATGAGTTTGTGAACTGCACACTCACGCCTTCCGATCGCAAGCAATTCGAGATCGACGACAAACATTGGCAGGCGGAAGCCCAACGTGATAATGATTTAAAGAACTGCTTGGTAGACTTCCTCCGTGATATCGGTGTTGGACTCGATATCACCCTGTACGTAGATTTCGCCACAGAAATCCTAGGTGGCGAGGAACAGGTCGTGCAGAACGTGGATATCGTTTCGCAGAACGGTAAACTGGGCACTCAGAAATTCAGACTTTGCCGGCCATGCGTCGCTTTTCGAATCACTGCACTCGTTGAACAGTTGCATGCTTTTGAACATCACGCCCGCAGAATCCTTAAGCACACGGAACTCAAAGCGATTCACTGGATCAACATCAACCGGTCGCTGGTCACCTTCAAAACCTTAACCGCGTAG
- a CDS encoding SDR family oxidoreductase — protein sequence MSKLTKLAITAAAAYGGLHLARTIARHNREFSWQDKRVVISGGSRGLGLVLARQLADQGARLAICARTEEDLNVACNELRQRGAEVLAKPCDVRDKSQVAAFIDEVAQQYGGIDVLINVAGIITVGPLDSMTMDDFENAMRTNCWGALHTILETLPHMRNQRWGRIVNVASLGGKRAVPHMLPYAASKFALVGLSNGLRAELKQENIFVTTACPALMRTGSPRNAIFKGQHRREYAWFSIGDSIPPMAMSAETAAKQILTACQHGRGEVFIRNPLNFTIALQQMFPELTNEILAIAASVLPEMGGIGRRAAKGHQSESSWSPSVLTTLTQQAAVQNNEV from the coding sequence ATGAGTAAGTTAACCAAATTGGCGATCACCGCCGCGGCTGCTTACGGCGGTTTACATTTGGCTCGCACGATCGCCCGACACAACCGCGAGTTTTCCTGGCAAGACAAACGAGTGGTGATCAGTGGCGGATCACGAGGACTCGGATTGGTTCTGGCTCGACAATTGGCCGATCAAGGAGCACGGCTAGCGATTTGTGCTCGCACCGAAGAAGACCTCAATGTCGCTTGCAACGAACTGCGTCAACGTGGAGCCGAAGTATTGGCAAAACCTTGTGACGTACGAGACAAATCACAAGTTGCCGCGTTTATCGATGAAGTTGCACAGCAGTATGGCGGAATCGACGTGCTGATCAACGTTGCAGGCATCATCACGGTGGGACCGTTGGATTCGATGACGATGGACGATTTCGAAAATGCGATGAGAACGAATTGCTGGGGCGCGTTGCATACCATTTTGGAAACGCTTCCCCACATGCGAAATCAGCGATGGGGGCGGATTGTCAACGTCGCTTCATTGGGCGGCAAACGAGCGGTGCCTCACATGCTGCCCTACGCAGCAAGCAAATTTGCCTTGGTTGGACTTTCCAACGGGCTGCGTGCCGAACTGAAACAAGAAAACATCTTCGTCACCACCGCCTGCCCCGCATTGATGCGTACGGGCAGCCCACGCAATGCGATCTTCAAGGGGCAACATCGCCGCGAGTACGCATGGTTCAGTATCGGCGATTCGATCCCGCCTATGGCAATGAGTGCCGAAACCGCAGCAAAGCAAATCTTGACCGCATGTCAACACGGACGTGGCGAGGTGTTTATTCGTAATCCTTTGAATTTCACCATCGCGTTACAGCAAATGTTCCCCGAACTGACGAACGAAATCCTTGCGATCGCCGCCAGCGTGCTGCCCGAAATGGGCGGGATCGGACGCCGTGCTGCGAAGGGACACCAAAGCGAATCCAGTTGGTCGCCATCGGTTTTGACGACATTGACGCAGCAAGCGGCAGTGCAGAACAACGAGGTTTAA
- a CDS encoding tetratricopeptide repeat protein — MSARTHKHNRNQSQSLSSATKSKNAAPLHPAVARVSNLIRRRDYQAATELLRSAGRDPLVRNTLGVCLLRLGHVEEALAVFRQFVLTPGSVTERADVSNACKRNFAMALLMKGSPSGALDVINETRDPNHPMAVRMRDAIKAWEKSLSWLRRIDWKLNRIEPPRCQVPIDFEPGEFEFDFETDTVQRHFDKPSDNSLELAV, encoded by the coding sequence ATGTCTGCGCGCACTCACAAACACAACCGAAATCAAAGTCAATCTTTATCGTCGGCAACGAAATCAAAAAATGCGGCCCCGCTGCATCCCGCGGTTGCACGCGTTTCGAATCTGATTCGACGACGCGACTATCAAGCGGCCACCGAGCTGCTTCGGTCCGCGGGACGCGACCCTTTGGTTCGCAACACTCTTGGCGTCTGTCTATTGCGGCTCGGTCATGTCGAAGAAGCGTTGGCTGTATTTCGTCAGTTTGTGTTGACGCCGGGAAGTGTCACCGAGCGAGCCGACGTCAGCAACGCGTGCAAACGCAACTTTGCCATGGCGTTGTTAATGAAAGGGTCACCCAGCGGTGCACTGGATGTCATCAACGAAACACGCGACCCGAATCACCCGATGGCGGTTCGTATGCGTGATGCGATCAAGGCCTGGGAAAAATCACTGTCGTGGCTTCGCAGGATCGATTGGAAACTCAACCGCATCGAGCCGCCTCGTTGCCAAGTTCCCATCGATTTTGAGCCTGGCGAGTTTGAATTCGATTTTGAAACCGACACGGTTCAGCGTCACTTCGACAAGCCAAGTGACAATTCGCTCGAGCTGGCCGTCTAG
- a CDS encoding dienelactone hydrolase family protein, producing MRIKPVENVDLTTPYGSMRTHLFRPDRDGKFPGVILFAEIYQMTEPIARTAAMIAGHGFIVAVPDVYHEFTEPSEAFAYDAVGTERGNTLKTTKELASYDADARAAIEFLQNDSRCSGRIGTVGICLGGHLAFRAAMNKPVQAAVCFYATDIHKRSLGNGMCDDSLDRIPEIDAEMMMVWGRQDPHIPGEGRRLIYDAMTAAGTRFSWHEFNGEHAFMRDVGHRYDPELAHLLNGMMCQHFNSHLK from the coding sequence ATGCGAATCAAACCTGTTGAAAATGTGGATCTGACGACGCCATACGGATCAATGCGAACGCACCTGTTTCGCCCTGATCGCGATGGAAAATTCCCAGGCGTGATCTTGTTCGCCGAAATCTACCAGATGACCGAACCGATTGCCCGCACCGCAGCCATGATCGCAGGTCATGGCTTCATCGTCGCAGTGCCCGATGTCTATCACGAATTCACCGAGCCCAGTGAAGCGTTTGCCTATGACGCCGTTGGGACCGAACGTGGAAATACGCTGAAGACGACCAAGGAACTGGCCAGCTACGATGCGGATGCACGGGCTGCAATCGAGTTTCTGCAAAATGATTCGCGGTGTAGCGGCCGGATTGGAACTGTCGGCATCTGTCTCGGTGGACATCTCGCCTTTCGTGCCGCCATGAACAAACCGGTGCAAGCCGCCGTTTGTTTCTATGCGACCGACATTCACAAACGCAGTTTGGGCAATGGAATGTGCGACGACAGCCTGGACCGTATTCCCGAGATCGATGCCGAGATGATGATGGTTTGGGGACGCCAAGATCCTCATATCCCCGGCGAAGGTCGCCGTTTGATTTACGACGCGATGACCGCCGCGGGCACGCGATTCAGTTGGCACGAATTTAATGGCGAACATGCGTTCATGCGAGACGTCGGCCATCGCTACGATCCCGAACTCGCCCATCTGTTAAACGGCATGATGTGTCAGCACTTCAACAGCCATCTGAAGTAG
- a CDS encoding DUF1592 domain-containing protein, whose amino-acid sequence MTNAHIKLPGTRKAIVYLLVAAMSIILVDTANAQRISSHLQTLYTFDEDQGDTVRDRSGAGKPLDLKIQAAKGVEWKNGALVIRSSTSIVSATPATKIIDSVKRSGEITIEAWIKPANNSQAGPARIVSLSSDTSQRNVTLGQDKDMVDIRLRSSKTDRNGLPSMASPRKSLQPKLTHVVFTRDRKGTATIYLDGRKVANRHVAGDLGNWDAMHRLILANEATGDRPWIGELHMVAIFASALTESQVQQNFAAGSKPSPPKPPSLASVSASLFEHDVAPLFAKHCLECHDSAIKKGDLDLSRKTAALAGGESGEVIVPGKSADSLLWQSVSSDEMPKDRAPLSNDEKAALKRWLDSGAVYSVDRIDPVIYVHGGGSSDVWVQRLTVTEYITTIRRAVEVDIAKEAQAILPPDLRADGFRNTAYNLSVDLKHVEAYARLAEITVQRMDVKKFAARFSKSTKLSTDDTMRDHVAAMGKWMFRGPLSEREINAYSGIATTVASAGGDFEQAMAYIIEAMLQSPRFIYRVERQHDAGGSREVDSYELASRLSYILWGAPPDEALMQAADRGELQDAAKLNAQVKRMLNDPLAKDRSAEFVSEWLNLPRLRNMRPDPKRFPNWNAKLADDMRDETLAYFHDVVWKEDRPLSDLLDAQFTYATPELATHYGLKPIGNGLQRYDVSSVPGRGGLLTQGSVLTIGGDGASMVSRGLFVLDDLLRGTINAPPPCVNTTPPPTKAGLTQRGIAEQRIADVKCGVCHVRFEPLAFGLEKFDGVGVYHELDQFGNKLRDDGEVLFPGDAKPVKYQSSAELMKVLSGSDRVRESLTWKVTQFATGRPLTAADAPIVAAIHKSAQSAGGTYPSLMTAIVLSDLVQKSRPTETRHTGK is encoded by the coding sequence ATGACAAACGCTCATATCAAGCTGCCGGGAACGAGAAAAGCGATCGTCTACTTATTGGTCGCGGCGATGTCGATCATTCTCGTCGATACAGCGAATGCCCAGCGTATATCGAGTCATCTACAGACGCTGTACACCTTTGACGAGGACCAGGGCGATACCGTCCGTGATCGTTCTGGCGCGGGAAAGCCGCTGGATCTGAAGATCCAAGCAGCGAAAGGCGTTGAATGGAAAAACGGCGCATTGGTCATCCGTTCTTCGACCTCCATCGTTTCGGCCACCCCCGCCACGAAGATCATCGACTCGGTCAAGCGGTCCGGCGAAATCACCATTGAAGCTTGGATCAAACCTGCGAACAATTCACAAGCAGGACCTGCCCGAATCGTGTCGCTTTCCTCGGATACCAGTCAACGCAACGTCACCCTCGGACAAGACAAAGACATGGTGGATATCCGCCTGCGGTCGAGCAAGACCGATCGCAACGGATTGCCCTCGATGGCCAGTCCTCGGAAGTCGCTGCAACCGAAATTGACTCATGTTGTTTTCACTCGCGATCGCAAAGGAACGGCAACGATTTATTTGGACGGACGGAAAGTTGCCAACCGACACGTCGCGGGCGACTTGGGCAACTGGGACGCAATGCATCGGTTGATACTCGCCAATGAAGCCACAGGCGATCGCCCATGGATCGGTGAATTGCACATGGTGGCGATTTTCGCTTCCGCGCTCACGGAGTCGCAAGTGCAGCAGAACTTTGCAGCAGGATCAAAACCAAGTCCTCCGAAGCCACCGAGCCTGGCGTCGGTTTCAGCAAGTCTTTTTGAGCATGATGTGGCACCGCTGTTTGCCAAACACTGCTTGGAATGTCACGACTCGGCCATCAAGAAAGGGGATTTGGATTTATCCAGAAAGACCGCAGCCTTGGCGGGTGGTGAGAGCGGCGAGGTGATCGTGCCTGGGAAATCCGCAGACAGCCTGCTGTGGCAATCAGTGTCGTCCGACGAAATGCCCAAGGATCGTGCTCCGCTGAGCAATGATGAAAAGGCCGCGCTGAAGAGGTGGCTCGATAGCGGAGCGGTCTATTCGGTCGATCGTATCGATCCTGTGATTTACGTGCACGGCGGAGGCAGCAGCGACGTCTGGGTACAGCGGCTAACGGTCACCGAATACATCACCACGATTCGTCGCGCCGTGGAAGTCGATATTGCCAAGGAAGCGCAGGCGATTCTGCCGCCGGACCTGCGGGCGGACGGATTTCGTAACACGGCCTACAACTTGAGCGTCGATCTGAAGCACGTCGAAGCCTATGCTCGTTTAGCCGAAATCACGGTCCAACGCATGGATGTGAAAAAGTTCGCGGCAAGGTTCTCTAAAAGCACCAAATTGTCAACCGATGACACGATGCGTGACCATGTCGCGGCGATGGGGAAATGGATGTTCCGCGGACCGCTCAGTGAGCGTGAGATCAACGCATACAGCGGTATCGCGACGACGGTCGCCAGTGCCGGAGGTGATTTCGAACAAGCCATGGCGTACATCATCGAAGCGATGCTGCAGTCGCCTCGATTCATTTATCGAGTCGAACGTCAGCATGACGCCGGCGGCTCACGCGAAGTCGATTCCTACGAACTGGCATCACGGCTGAGCTACATCCTGTGGGGAGCACCGCCGGACGAAGCTTTGATGCAGGCCGCTGATCGCGGAGAGCTGCAGGACGCTGCGAAATTAAATGCTCAAGTAAAACGAATGCTGAATGATCCGCTGGCCAAAGACCGATCCGCTGAATTTGTGTCCGAATGGCTCAATCTGCCACGGCTTCGGAACATGCGTCCCGATCCAAAGCGGTTTCCAAACTGGAACGCAAAGCTCGCCGATGACATGCGAGACGAGACCTTGGCTTATTTCCATGACGTGGTGTGGAAAGAGGACCGTCCCCTGTCCGACTTGCTAGACGCCCAGTTCACCTACGCCACTCCCGAGCTGGCCACACATTATGGATTGAAACCGATTGGCAACGGTTTGCAGCGTTACGACGTTTCGTCGGTTCCCGGTCGTGGCGGACTGTTAACGCAGGGAAGCGTCCTGACCATCGGGGGCGACGGTGCGTCAATGGTCTCGCGTGGCTTGTTTGTGCTCGATGATCTATTGCGGGGCACGATCAACGCGCCGCCGCCCTGCGTCAATACCACTCCACCACCTACCAAAGCCGGATTAACTCAGCGTGGTATCGCCGAGCAACGCATCGCGGACGTAAAGTGCGGTGTCTGTCATGTGCGATTTGAACCGCTGGCGTTCGGATTGGAAAAGTTTGATGGCGTGGGCGTCTATCATGAGCTGGACCAATTTGGAAACAAGCTGCGAGACGACGGCGAAGTGCTGTTTCCAGGCGACGCCAAGCCGGTGAAATACCAGTCGTCGGCAGAGTTGATGAAGGTGTTGTCCGGCAGCGATCGAGTTCGTGAGAGTCTGACATGGAAGGTCACGCAGTTTGCGACGGGACGTCCCCTCACCGCCGCCGATGCACCGATCGTCGCCGCCATCCACAAGTCGGCTCAATCCGCCGGCGGAACGTACCCCAGTTTGATGACGGCAATTGTCCTCAGCGATCTCGTGCAAAAATCAAGGCCTACGGAAACAAGACACACAGGAAAATGA
- a CDS encoding TonB-dependent receptor yields the protein MLTERPNTERKALAVNLDARRYGSFAEIGAGQEVVRWFFRVGGAAGTIAKSMSAYDMSVSDAIYGECERYVCRQRLQDMLDHEHALNLERLRESRGDTTAFFAFADTVSARNFHGTNDCHGWMGIRFQAHPRDQDSQIILHVRMLDTENALQQEALGIVGVNLLYGAFFLNHEPDQLIESLLDNLSTRRIEIDMIEFSGIAFRHVDNRVMSLRLVQLGLSSAAMFSANGEVLQPSEVLYKKPILVERGSFRPLTNVNVDMIEAAKEKFQGESDVDANEVVSLAEITMKNLQANGDIDLRDFLARVDLLAASGMTVLISDYFEYYRLAAYLARYTKKKIGITMGAASLVELFDEKYYTKLDGGILESFGRLFKNDLKLYIYPLLDRKSGELTTVDNLKIAEEIRTLYRYLVDKGCIEQLDDYNPEHLGTFSREVLEQIQSGDPSWTEHVPSEVAKLIQQRGFFGCPRPKAVKAVEKPRAAIAPLAVGNKLIPSAEVHSY from the coding sequence ATGTTAACGGAACGACCAAACACAGAACGCAAAGCACTTGCAGTCAACTTGGACGCGCGTCGCTATGGATCGTTCGCCGAAATCGGCGCAGGCCAAGAAGTCGTCCGATGGTTCTTTCGCGTCGGCGGCGCAGCAGGCACAATCGCCAAGAGCATGTCGGCCTACGACATGTCTGTCAGCGATGCGATCTACGGCGAATGCGAACGCTATGTTTGCCGCCAACGACTGCAAGACATGCTCGATCACGAACATGCACTGAATCTGGAGCGTTTGCGAGAAAGCCGCGGCGACACGACGGCGTTCTTTGCGTTTGCTGACACCGTCTCGGCTCGCAATTTTCATGGCACCAACGATTGTCACGGCTGGATGGGAATCCGATTCCAAGCTCATCCACGCGACCAGGACAGCCAAATCATTCTTCACGTCCGCATGTTGGACACTGAAAACGCATTGCAACAAGAAGCCCTCGGTATCGTGGGAGTCAATTTGTTGTACGGCGCTTTCTTTCTAAACCATGAACCCGATCAATTGATCGAATCGCTGCTGGACAACCTCAGCACGCGTCGGATCGAAATCGACATGATCGAGTTTTCAGGGATCGCGTTCCGTCACGTCGACAATCGCGTCATGAGTTTGCGATTGGTGCAATTGGGGCTCAGCAGCGCCGCGATGTTTTCGGCCAACGGTGAAGTGCTGCAGCCATCGGAAGTGCTCTATAAAAAGCCGATCCTGGTCGAACGCGGCAGTTTTCGTCCGCTCACCAATGTCAATGTCGACATGATCGAAGCGGCGAAAGAAAAATTCCAAGGCGAATCCGACGTGGACGCAAACGAAGTGGTCTCGCTAGCCGAAATCACGATGAAAAATCTGCAGGCCAACGGTGACATTGATCTGCGAGACTTTCTCGCACGAGTCGATTTGCTTGCGGCCAGCGGGATGACTGTGTTGATTTCGGATTACTTTGAATATTACCGGCTCGCCGCCTATCTGGCCCGCTACACCAAAAAGAAGATTGGGATCACGATGGGGGCCGCCAGTTTGGTGGAGCTGTTCGACGAAAAATATTACACCAAGCTCGATGGTGGCATTCTTGAATCGTTTGGTCGTTTGTTCAAAAACGATTTGAAACTGTACATTTATCCGCTGCTGGATCGAAAATCGGGCGAGCTGACGACGGTGGATAACCTGAAAATTGCCGAGGAAATTCGCACGCTGTATCGTTACCTTGTCGACAAGGGATGCATCGAACAGCTTGACGATTACAATCCCGAACATCTCGGTACGTTCTCGCGTGAAGTCCTCGAACAAATCCAATCAGGCGATCCGAGTTGGACCGAACATGTGCCATCGGAAGTGGCCAAGTTGATCCAACAGCGAGGCTTCTTTGGTTGTCCACGTCCAAAGGCGGTGAAGGCCGTTGAAAAACCGCGAGCGGCAATCGCTCCTCTGGCTGTCGGCAACAAATTGATTCCGTCGGCGGAAGTCCACTCCTACTGA
- a CDS encoding RecQ family ATP-dependent DNA helicase, whose product MTSIKQLRNRLSEDFGFKKFRPGQSEACKAAMEGRDTLILMPTGSGKSLCYQLPGLALEGVTVVVSPLISLAEDQAKHIRELGCQAAILNSSKSAKQLRESHQDIQSGKAEFVFTTPERLQQSDICQLLSEVGVDLFVIDEAHCVSQWGHDFRPDYLCLHYARQRLGNPPTLAMTATASPQTIDQIVSCLKLSDPAIVATGTHRPNLRLSVMASYGDDEKERQLRSLLSDESDLIANEPAIVYCATTNTVERLANRLADLPMPTLAYHGRMKKADRIKSQEAFMNGPAAVMFATNAFGLGIDKPNIRRVIHHDIPGSIEAYYQEFGRAGRDGELAACTLLYDREDLRLQKLFAGGSLDSSQLRTAHHTLIQGVQRYGDAAGSVSLNDLKQISPVGQQTLKNCLQHLASAGLVAPSGRGQWTCLVDQIDHEVTDRLADDSRLRSEHRRIALDQMVQYAESTECRWSRIAKHFATQDEQAGNECCCDNCVVQVASVA is encoded by the coding sequence GTGACCTCCATCAAACAACTCCGTAATCGTCTCAGCGAAGATTTCGGATTTAAAAAGTTTCGACCGGGTCAATCCGAGGCTTGTAAGGCGGCGATGGAGGGACGGGACACGTTGATCCTGATGCCCACCGGCTCGGGCAAAAGCTTGTGCTACCAGCTTCCGGGACTGGCACTCGAGGGCGTGACGGTGGTAGTCAGCCCGCTGATCTCGTTAGCCGAAGATCAGGCCAAGCACATTCGCGAACTCGGATGCCAAGCCGCGATCCTAAATAGTTCGAAGTCAGCAAAACAGCTTCGCGAATCTCATCAAGACATCCAGTCGGGAAAAGCCGAGTTTGTCTTTACGACGCCTGAGCGGCTTCAGCAGTCCGACATATGTCAATTGCTGAGCGAGGTCGGAGTCGATCTGTTTGTGATTGACGAAGCGCATTGTGTCAGCCAGTGGGGACACGATTTCCGGCCTGACTATTTGTGTTTGCATTACGCTCGCCAACGACTTGGCAACCCTCCGACACTGGCAATGACCGCCACGGCATCGCCTCAGACGATCGACCAAATTGTCAGTTGCTTGAAGCTTTCCGATCCAGCGATTGTGGCGACGGGGACCCATCGACCGAATTTACGTTTGTCGGTGATGGCGTCGTATGGCGATGATGAAAAAGAGCGTCAGCTTCGATCTCTGTTAAGCGATGAATCGGACCTGATCGCGAACGAACCGGCGATCGTGTACTGCGCAACCACGAACACGGTCGAACGACTGGCTAACCGGCTTGCCGATCTGCCAATGCCGACACTTGCCTATCATGGCCGGATGAAAAAAGCGGATCGAATCAAGTCGCAGGAAGCATTCATGAACGGTCCGGCCGCGGTGATGTTCGCAACGAATGCCTTTGGATTGGGAATCGACAAACCGAATATCCGGCGAGTCATTCATCACGACATTCCCGGCTCGATTGAAGCTTATTACCAAGAGTTTGGCAGGGCCGGCCGCGACGGAGAACTCGCTGCATGTACGCTGCTGTACGACCGCGAGGATTTGCGACTGCAGAAACTGTTTGCCGGCGGCAGCCTTGATTCATCTCAGCTGCGAACCGCTCATCACACCTTGATCCAAGGCGTCCAGCGATACGGTGATGCTGCCGGATCAGTGTCTCTGAATGACTTGAAACAGATCAGTCCAGTAGGGCAACAAACGTTGAAAAATTGCCTACAGCATTTGGCGTCTGCGGGTTTGGTAGCACCATCGGGTCGGGGGCAATGGACTTGTCTTGTCGATCAAATCGACCACGAGGTGACGGACCGTCTGGCGGACGATTCACGATTGCGGAGCGAACATCGCCGGATCGCGTTGGATCAGATGGTCCAGTACGCCGAATCAACCGAATGTCGCTGGTCGCGGATTGCCAAACATTTTGCAACCCAGGACGAGCAGGCGGGCAACGAATGCTGCTGCGACAATTGCGTGGTCCAAGTTGCCAGCGTGGCCTAG
- a CDS encoding DUF2945 domain-containing protein, with product MSQKFRVNQYVRWKYGSGTATGQIKESYKQKVTKTIKGSEITRNASDDEPAYLIEQDDGDEVLKSESELSDA from the coding sequence ATGTCACAGAAATTTAGAGTGAACCAATATGTCCGCTGGAAATACGGAAGCGGCACTGCGACGGGACAAATCAAAGAATCGTATAAACAAAAAGTCACCAAGACGATCAAAGGAAGTGAGATCACGCGGAATGCCAGCGACGATGAACCGGCCTACCTGATCGAACAAGACGATGGTGACGAAGTGCTAAAAAGCGAAAGTGAGTTATCAGACGCATGA
- a CDS encoding DUF1552 domain-containing protein has protein sequence MTNTCIDRRMLLKGIGGITIGLPFLEEMLVSTAHAAEKAIVPARAFNVFFGLGIPAPLQKEGFAGVLEPLKPLSNKLLIMRGVDHVRADEKGINAHYDGATAAFTAEPPDGEAKAGGASIDQMVRRAHHPNGLPPGMVPTLVAGTFFRRSRVGRYVHSFTPDGTVAATMQEKPRDVFERVFGSLAMPNESIDARRDRLKRSVLDTVAEEYKFYTGANSPLGRASKARIVEHLERIREFEQRAYAMKSKSDGGPTLPAESKLLHGGAADPGGMGIDITVDELTSEWRLMADLYAMAIQMDRVRFGSLTFLAAGERIRLKGDYEYDGRKIFAFDDAAQHKASGDKGCSHEWWHQFNEKKKNEQLRAHAHLKMREVVYFLSRLDDKDSIDANGKTILDNSLITISTESGDGRHNDVKRELSGVFHAITAAGGRFKTGQIMDVNAEGLDVYNTMLTAMDVNDRLGPQKRKMTAVDSIRA, from the coding sequence ATGACGAATACTTGTATTGATCGACGGATGCTGCTTAAGGGGATCGGTGGCATCACCATCGGACTGCCGTTCCTTGAGGAGATGCTGGTTTCGACGGCTCACGCGGCTGAGAAGGCGATCGTTCCGGCGCGGGCCTTCAACGTTTTCTTTGGGCTCGGTATTCCGGCGCCGCTGCAAAAGGAAGGTTTTGCGGGAGTGCTTGAACCTCTGAAACCGCTTAGCAACAAATTGCTGATCATGCGTGGCGTCGACCATGTGCGTGCCGACGAAAAAGGAATCAATGCACACTACGATGGTGCGACCGCCGCCTTCACCGCCGAACCGCCAGACGGCGAAGCCAAAGCGGGCGGCGCCTCGATTGACCAGATGGTTCGCCGCGCCCACCACCCGAACGGTCTGCCGCCCGGGATGGTACCGACGTTGGTGGCGGGCACCTTCTTTCGCCGCAGTCGTGTTGGCCGCTACGTGCACAGTTTCACCCCCGATGGAACCGTGGCTGCGACGATGCAAGAGAAGCCTCGCGACGTGTTCGAGCGTGTCTTCGGATCACTGGCGATGCCAAACGAATCGATTGACGCGCGGCGTGATCGACTCAAACGTAGTGTGCTCGATACCGTCGCGGAGGAGTACAAGTTCTACACCGGAGCCAATTCGCCGCTGGGAAGGGCCTCGAAGGCACGGATCGTCGAGCATCTGGAACGGATCCGCGAGTTCGAGCAGCGAGCGTATGCGATGAAGTCAAAAAGCGATGGCGGACCGACGCTGCCCGCCGAATCGAAACTGTTGCACGGCGGCGCAGCGGATCCAGGAGGAATGGGGATCGACATCACCGTGGATGAACTCACCAGCGAATGGCGGTTGATGGCGGATCTGTACGCGATGGCCATTCAAATGGATCGCGTTCGTTTCGGTTCGCTCACGTTCCTTGCCGCGGGGGAACGCATTCGTTTGAAAGGCGACTACGAATATGACGGCCGCAAGATCTTTGCCTTCGATGATGCGGCTCAGCACAAAGCCTCGGGCGACAAGGGATGCAGCCACGAATGGTGGCACCAGTTCAACGAAAAGAAGAAGAACGAACAGCTACGTGCGCACGCCCACTTGAAGATGCGTGAAGTGGTCTACTTCCTGAGCCGACTGGACGATAAAGATTCCATCGACGCCAACGGCAAAACGATTTTGGATAATTCGCTGATCACGATCTCGACCGAATCAGGGGACGGGCGTCACAACGATGTCAAACGTGAACTTTCCGGTGTCTTCCATGCCATCACTGCGGCAGGTGGACGCTTCAAGACAGGCCAGATCATGGACGTCAATGCCGAAGGGCTAGACGTTTACAACACAATGCTGACCGCCATGGACGTCAACGATCGCCTCGGTCCCCAAAAGCGAAAAATGACTGCCGTTGATTCCATCCGTGCCTGA